The region GATCAAGTTGCTCTCGGGCATCCATCCGCATGGCAGTTACGAGGGGCGGTTTGAAGTGGGGGAGAAGGAAGCTCGCTTTCATTCCATCTCGGATGCAGCGCGTGAGGGCATCGCTGTCATTTATCAGGAACTGGCGCTGGTGAATGAGATGACCGTGGCGGAAAACATCTTTTTGGGCAGCGAGCCGCGACGTTTTGGCGGCTTCATTGACTGGCCCAAAATCCACCGCGAGGCCAAGCTGCTGCTGGACCGTTTCAAGGTGGATCTCGATCCCGCCGAGCGTGTCGGCTCCCTGGGCGTGGGCCAAAAGCAGCTCGTGGAAATCGTGAAGGCGCTAGCCAAGGATTCGAAGATCCTCATTCTTGATGAGCCCACGGCCGCCTTGGCGGAGCATGAGGTGCTGATCCTGCTGGACATCCTCAAAGACCTCCGCGCACGCGGCATGGCCTGCGTGTACATCAGCCACAAGCTGGACGAAGTCTTCGCCATTTCTGACCGCATCACCGTGATTCGTGATGGCAGCAGCATCCTGACGAAGGAGGCCAAGGCCATGACGAAAGCGGAGGTGATCCGACACATGGTGGGGCGTGAAATTACAGATCTGTTTCCGCGCCGGGCCGCCACGCCAGGGGCCACAGTGCTGAAAGTGCAAGATCTCTCTGTGAAGGACGAGCACGGCCTGCCGCGCTTGCATGACATCAGCTTTGACCTCCGTGCGGGTGAGGTGCTAGGCATCGGTGGCCTCATGGGGGCTGGGCGCACGGAACTCTTGATGCACCTCTTTGGTGCCTGGGGACGCCGCAGTAGCGGGCAGGTGGAACTGAATGGGTTCAGCCTAGATGGCTTGCCACCAGCGAAGGTGCTACGCGCTGGGCTAGCCTTGGTGAGCGAAGACCGCCGCCGTTATGGGCTGGTGATTGAGCAAGAAATAGGCTTCAACATGTCGCTCTCCTCGTTAGGCCAGTTTAGCCGAGCTGGGTTCGTTAATCGCAGCGAGGAAACCTTGCGTAATCAGGAGTATTTCAAAAACCTGCGCGTGAAAGCCACCGGGCTGGAGGCCATCGTGGGCCGCCTTTCTGGAGGCAATCAGCAAAAAGTGGTGTTGGGCAAGGCGCTGATGACGGGTCCTCAGGTGGTGATGCTGGATGAACCGACCCGAGGTATTGATGTGGGAGCCAAGCTGGAGATCTACGAACTTATCAATCAACTCACGGCGGAAGGGAAGGCCGTGCTGCTGGTTTCCAGTGAACTGCCGGAACTCATCGGCATGAGTGATCGTATTTTGATGCTGAATGAAGGCCGCATCGGCGGCAGCTTCACGCGAGCAGAGGCCACGCAGGAAAAACTCATGGAAGCCGCGATGGGGCAGACAATGACGGCCGCCTAATCATGGGACACGAAACAATTTCCCGCTGACGGGATCTTTGGCTAAGGCTCCGCTGGGCAGGCCCTGCACATCCAGCGGCACGTGGGGGGCGAAAGGACTTTTGACCATGCCGGGGCGGATTTCAGTGGCCACGGGATGCTGGTTTACTGTGGGTTCCTGCGGTGGTTGGCTAGGAGTTGGGGGGGGAGCCATGCGTTGGGACGATGGCATGGCACGGGTTTGAGGGGCGATGGATTCTCGAGGTTGCAGTTTGGCCGTCCCCTGG is a window of Prosthecobacter dejongeii DNA encoding:
- a CDS encoding sugar ABC transporter ATP-binding protein, encoding MILSAQHLTKKFPGVIALKDVSFDLRAGEIHALCGENGAGKSTLIKLLSGIHPHGSYEGRFEVGEKEARFHSISDAAREGIAVIYQELALVNEMTVAENIFLGSEPRRFGGFIDWPKIHREAKLLLDRFKVDLDPAERVGSLGVGQKQLVEIVKALAKDSKILILDEPTAALAEHEVLILLDILKDLRARGMACVYISHKLDEVFAISDRITVIRDGSSILTKEAKAMTKAEVIRHMVGREITDLFPRRAATPGATVLKVQDLSVKDEHGLPRLHDISFDLRAGEVLGIGGLMGAGRTELLMHLFGAWGRRSSGQVELNGFSLDGLPPAKVLRAGLALVSEDRRRYGLVIEQEIGFNMSLSSLGQFSRAGFVNRSEETLRNQEYFKNLRVKATGLEAIVGRLSGGNQQKVVLGKALMTGPQVVMLDEPTRGIDVGAKLEIYELINQLTAEGKAVLLVSSELPELIGMSDRILMLNEGRIGGSFTRAEATQEKLMEAAMGQTMTAA